One genomic segment of Mycolicibacterium chubuense NBB4 includes these proteins:
- the ponA2 gene encoding transglycosylase/D,D-transpeptidase PonA2, producing MRAQGRAKRVAIAKLAGCCLFAGLLAAALMFPFVGGSATAFLRVSDSATAESTQLLRGEVPIVSTMVDTAGNPIAWLYDQRRWVVSGDQIANTVKLAIISIEDKRFTEHDGVDWPATLTGLAGYLHGTPDTRGGSTLEQQYVKNFNLLVNARNDADRRAAVEISPARKLREIRAALGMDVALSKAEILTRYLNLVSFGNGAFGVQDAAKTYFGINAGDLNWEQAALLAGMVRSPSSLNPYTHPDAALERRNVVLNTMIENLPDRADELRAAKAAPLGILPRPAALPQGCIAAGDRAFFCEYALQYLAGAGLSVEDVARNGYLIRTNLDPKVQDNVKSAVDRFADPTAVGVASVMSVIRPGKDAHRLVAMADSRSYGLDANASQTAQPQPFSLVGDGAGSIFKIFTTAAALDMGMGINATLDVPQTFRATGLGDSTEPGCPPKTWCVKNVSQYAGQMSVTDALAKSPNTAFAKLISQIGVPRAVDMAVRLGLRSYAEPGSARAYDPESHESLADFVKRQNIGSFTLGPLPLNALELANVAATLASGGTWCPPSPIDKVFDRNGHEVRLETVPCEQAVPEGLANTMANALSKDAVNGTAAGSASLAGWDLPISAKTGTTEAHRSSGFVGFTNQYAGANYIFDDSATPTGLCSLPLRECGDGDLYGGTEPARTWFTAMKPIAHDFGPIALPPTDPRYVDGGPGSEVPSVVGMKLDDARKKLTDAGFQVAAAPTAVYSSSTKGSVVGTTPRGRTIPGSIITINTSTGYIPAPVYQPPAPSAPSAPSAPPPGQAPPPPPPPPNVIEIPGLPPIVLPWPAAPPPPPPPPPPA from the coding sequence ATGCGGGCCCAGGGTCGGGCGAAACGGGTGGCCATTGCCAAGCTGGCGGGCTGCTGTCTTTTTGCCGGGCTGCTCGCGGCAGCGTTGATGTTCCCGTTCGTGGGCGGTTCCGCCACGGCCTTCCTGCGCGTATCCGATTCCGCCACAGCGGAATCCACGCAACTGCTCCGGGGTGAGGTGCCGATCGTGTCCACCATGGTGGACACGGCGGGAAACCCCATCGCGTGGCTGTACGACCAGCGCCGCTGGGTGGTGTCGGGCGATCAGATCGCCAACACGGTCAAGCTGGCGATCATTTCGATCGAGGACAAGCGCTTCACCGAGCACGACGGCGTCGATTGGCCGGCCACCCTCACCGGTCTCGCCGGGTATCTGCACGGCACCCCGGACACCCGCGGCGGGTCGACGCTCGAGCAGCAGTACGTGAAGAACTTCAACCTTCTGGTGAACGCCCGCAACGACGCGGACCGGCGCGCCGCCGTGGAGATCAGCCCCGCGCGCAAGCTGCGCGAGATCCGGGCGGCGCTGGGCATGGACGTCGCGCTGTCCAAGGCAGAGATCCTGACCCGCTACCTGAACCTGGTGTCGTTCGGCAACGGCGCGTTCGGTGTTCAGGACGCCGCGAAGACCTACTTCGGCATCAATGCCGGCGATCTCAACTGGGAGCAGGCCGCGCTGCTGGCCGGGATGGTCCGCTCCCCCAGTTCCCTGAACCCCTACACCCACCCCGACGCCGCGCTGGAACGGCGCAACGTGGTGCTCAACACCATGATCGAGAACCTGCCCGACAGGGCCGACGAACTCCGCGCCGCCAAGGCCGCGCCGCTGGGCATACTGCCGCGACCCGCGGCGCTGCCGCAAGGCTGCATCGCCGCCGGTGATCGCGCGTTCTTCTGCGAGTACGCGCTGCAGTACCTGGCCGGAGCGGGTCTGAGCGTGGAGGACGTGGCCCGCAACGGCTACCTGATCCGCACGAACCTCGACCCGAAGGTCCAGGACAACGTCAAAAGCGCCGTCGACCGATTCGCCGATCCCACCGCCGTCGGCGTGGCCAGCGTGATGAGCGTGATCAGGCCCGGCAAGGACGCGCACCGCCTGGTCGCGATGGCCGACAGCCGCAGCTACGGCCTGGACGCCAACGCCTCCCAGACGGCGCAGCCGCAGCCGTTCTCTCTCGTCGGCGACGGCGCCGGCTCGATCTTCAAGATCTTCACCACGGCCGCCGCGCTGGACATGGGAATGGGCATCAACGCGACCCTCGATGTGCCGCAGACGTTCCGGGCGACCGGCCTGGGCGACAGCACCGAGCCGGGATGCCCGCCGAAAACCTGGTGCGTGAAGAACGTCTCGCAATACGCCGGCCAGATGAGCGTGACCGATGCGCTGGCGAAATCACCCAACACCGCGTTCGCCAAGCTGATCTCCCAGATCGGTGTGCCGCGCGCGGTGGACATGGCGGTCCGGCTCGGCCTGCGGTCCTACGCCGAGCCGGGATCCGCCCGGGCCTACGATCCCGAGAGTCACGAGAGTCTCGCCGATTTCGTCAAGCGGCAGAACATCGGATCCTTCACCCTCGGCCCGCTGCCGCTCAACGCGCTCGAGTTGGCCAACGTGGCGGCGACGCTGGCTTCCGGCGGCACCTGGTGCCCGCCCAGCCCGATCGACAAGGTCTTCGACCGCAACGGCCACGAGGTGCGCCTCGAGACGGTGCCGTGCGAACAGGCCGTCCCCGAAGGGCTCGCCAACACGATGGCCAACGCACTGAGCAAGGACGCCGTCAACGGAACCGCGGCCGGTTCGGCGAGTCTGGCCGGATGGGATCTGCCGATATCGGCCAAGACCGGCACCACCGAGGCGCACCGGTCATCGGGATTCGTCGGGTTCACCAATCAGTACGCCGGCGCCAACTACATTTTCGACGACTCCGCGACGCCCACCGGCCTGTGCTCCCTACCGCTGCGCGAGTGCGGTGACGGAGACCTCTACGGCGGCACCGAACCGGCCCGTACCTGGTTCACGGCGATGAAGCCGATCGCCCACGACTTCGGCCCGATCGCCCTGCCCCCCACCGATCCGCGCTACGTCGACGGCGGCCCCGGCAGCGAGGTGCCCAGCGTGGTCGGGATGAAGCTCGACGACGCGCGGAAGAAGTTGACCGACGCCGGTTTCCAGGTCGCCGCGGCACCGACCGCGGTGTACAGCTCCTCCACGAAGGGCAGCGTCGTCGGCACGACGCCCAGGGGCAGGACCATTCCCGGTTCCATCATCACGATCAACACCAGCACCGGGTACATCCC